A window from Bufo bufo chromosome 1, aBufBuf1.1, whole genome shotgun sequence encodes these proteins:
- the LOC120993290 gene encoding lamina-associated polypeptide 2, isoforms alpha/zeta-like codes for MSTPLTPGSGTEPASNPGTGEKDSASAAKKTRKCGICCKRLSNTGSKPLCKECTASVIKSESSSLIEDIRKVVKEEVQLALTTREPTPPKVPPTQDARSVKSLILDSDSEGLAVSDSESVQKHPASSDEEGEYKRFLFNPEDIDELIRAIRATIQMEMPKTPRSTQQEIFGGLGERKKAVFPVPDSVQKLIRSEWEKPDKGSFIPRGIKRRYPFSQEDCTDWETIPKVDAPVAKVAKHTALPFEDSAQLKDPLDRKAESLLRKTWETTAALLKPGVASTCVARTLNLWLDQLEIHLVNKTPRDQILESLPLLKMATSFLADAAAESVKLSARTAVLSNTARRALWLKAWSGDITSKNKLIALPFHGQYVFGEDLDKILDNATNKKRGFPEERYKQKRQPFRDRFFSTRK; via the exons ATGAGCACCCCCCTCACGCCGGGCTCTGGAAccgagcctgcatcaaaccctgggACA ggagaaaaggattcGGCTTCTGCAGCCAAAAAAACTAGAAAATGTGGTATTTGCTGCAAAAGATTGTCTAACACTGGATCCAAGCCCCTGTGTAAAGAATGTACTGCCAGTGTCATCAAGTCTGAGTCTTCTAGTCTAATTGAAGACATTAGAAAAGTGGTAAAAGAAGAGGTTCAGCTAGCCTTAACTACCAGAGAACCTACTCCCCCCAAAGTTCCCCCCACTCAGGACGCCCGTAGTGTTAAATCACTTATCCTGGATTCCGACTCTGAGGGGCTGGCGGTCTCAGACTCCGAATCTGTCCAAAAACACCCGGCATCTTCAGATGAAGAGGGCGAATATAAGCGCTTCCTGTTCAATCctgaagatattgatgaacttatcAGGGCCATCAGGGCCACCATTCAGATGGAGATGCCTAAAACCCCTAGGTCTACCCAGCAagaaatttttgggggtctaGGTGAAAGGAAGAAGGCCGTTTTTCCAGTCCCTGATAGTGTCCAAAAATTAATTAGGTCTGAATGGGAAAAACcggataaaggatcctttatcccAAGAGGAATTAAGAGGCGCTACCCCTTTAGCCAAGAGGACTGTACGGATTGGGAGACCATTCCCAAAGTAGACGCGCCAGTGGCCAAGGTAGCAAAACATACGGCCCTACCGTTTGAAGACTCAGCACAATTGAAAGATCCTCTAGACAGGAAAGCGGAGAGTCTCTTGCGAAAGACCTGGGAGACTACGGCGGCCCTTCTCAAACCGGGCGTTGCCTCCACATGTGTGGCCAGAACACTGAACCTTTGGCTAGACCAGCTAGAGATACATCTGGTCAATAAGACACCACGGGATCAAATTCTAGAGAGCTTGCCTCTATTAAAGATGGCAACCTCCTTTCTAGCAGACGCAGCTGCTGAATCAGTTAAACTGTCCGCCCGTACAGCTGTTCTCTCAAATACAGCGAGAAGGGCACTATGGCTTAAAGCGTGGTCAGGAGATATcacatctaaaaataaattaatcgcaCTCCCCTTCCACGGTCAGTACGTTTTCGGAGAAGATCTAGATAAAATCCTAGACAACgcgacaaataaaaaaagagggtttccagaggaaagatataaacaaaaaaggcagCCCTTTCGTGACCGATTTTTTTCAAcccgaaaataa